In Dehalococcoidales bacterium, a genomic segment contains:
- a CDS encoding branched-chain amino acid transaminase, with translation MPSYAYFQKKFMLLEDAKMGIMTHCIHYGTAVFEGIRGNWNAGKKQTYIFRLREHYERLARGCRVLNITLPHSVDELCEITVELVAKCGFQEDLYIRPLAYTSSQALGVRLHNMDNDFLVFAFPWGPYLDKDKVQCGVSSWRRPDDNVNPPQVKSTGIYVNNALAKTEAIQHGFDEAIMLSPDGHVSEGSGENIFLVSDGKLVTPSPSDNILTGITRNTVIELAKNELGLDTTERSIDRSELYTTDECFLTGTAAHVTPVSEIDHRKVGNGEIGPITAKLQEIYVKVIRGDHPKYMGWCKPVYGK, from the coding sequence ATGCCGTCTTATGCCTATTTTCAAAAGAAATTCATGCTGCTCGAGGATGCCAAAATGGGGATTATGACCCACTGCATCCACTACGGCACAGCGGTCTTCGAGGGGATACGGGGCAACTGGAACGCCGGCAAAAAGCAGACCTATATCTTCCGCCTCAGGGAGCATTACGAGCGGCTGGCGCGCGGCTGCCGCGTGCTGAACATCACCCTGCCCCACAGCGTGGACGAGCTCTGCGAAATAACGGTGGAACTGGTGGCGAAATGCGGCTTCCAGGAAGACCTGTACATACGCCCGCTGGCCTATACCAGCTCCCAGGCGCTCGGGGTGCGGCTGCACAACATGGATAACGACTTCCTGGTGTTCGCATTTCCGTGGGGGCCTTACCTGGACAAGGACAAGGTGCAGTGCGGCGTGTCTTCCTGGCGGCGGCCGGACGATAACGTCAACCCGCCCCAGGTGAAGTCCACCGGCATCTACGTGAATAACGCGCTGGCCAAGACCGAGGCCATCCAGCACGGCTTCGACGAGGCCATCATGCTATCCCCGGACGGGCACGTGTCCGAGGGGAGCGGGGAGAATATCTTCCTGGTCAGCGACGGGAAGCTGGTGACGCCTTCACCTTCCGATAATATCCTGACGGGCATCACGCGGAACACGGTGATAGAGCTAGCGAAAAACGAGCTGGGACTGGATACCACCGAGCGGAGCATCGACCGGTCCGAGCTTTACACGACGGACGAGTGCTTTTTAACCGGCACGGCGGCGCACGTGACGCCGGTCTCCGAGATAGACCACCGCAAGGTGGGCAACGGGGAGATAGGGCCGATTACGGCTAAATTGCAGGAGATTTACGTGAAGGTTATACGCGGCGACCACCCGAAGTACATGGGGTGGTGCAAGCCGGTTTATGGTAAGTAA